In a single window of the Metopolophium dirhodum isolate CAU chromosome 2, ASM1992520v1, whole genome shotgun sequence genome:
- the LOC132939479 gene encoding aldehyde dehydrogenase, dimeric NADP-preferring isoform X1: MSDVTKTTIPVLLQVTVAEEELQPLHVESADSVRDGVSESEDDNLTEVVISDSNPDHYSIVSNKFTHEYPLSAPTNNSIPGTATNKNMANYADIVEKAKSAFSSNQTKSLHLRKHHLRQLLKLLNENSSDLQIALASDLRKSKQEAVLFEIEYLKNDIINALGSLESWMKTERPDKPLINIMDDVLIHKDPYGVVLVMGAWNYPLQLTLLPVVGAIAAGNSVVIKPSEIAPATAKLIAELIPKYLNRDAFPVILGGVEETTLLLKQRFDYIFYTGSTSVGKIVRAAANEYLTPVTLELGGKSPLYIDGTVNMDIAVKRIIWGKCINAGQTCIAPDYVLCTRQVQNTFVEKAKQLLKAWYTDDPKNSPDFCRIVSEKHFVRLLDLMTNSGSIAVGGRHDKKDLYIEPTILTDVKPTDPIMKEEIFGPILPVVIVDNAYDAINYINSRNHSPLALYIFTKNKAVINNMLENVKAGGVCVNDTVVHVTVENLPFGGVGLSGMGAYHGKHTFDTFTHRKSCLVKDFNIIGESFSSAKYPPYSDKKLSMVSFLMKKKPSINFKFLPYLFVFGLGVCATFAFKYLNKVHSRSNFRF; this comes from the exons gtattgTGTCTAATAAATTCACTCACGAATATCCTCTATCCGCACCGACGAATAATTCTATACCgg GTACAGCAACTAACAAAAATATGGCCAACTATGCAGAT ATTGTAGAGAAAGCTAAATCAGCTTTCAGCAGTAATCAAACAAAATCATTACATCTCAGAAAACATCACCTTAGGCAACTTCTCAAgcttttaaatgaaaattcttCTGACTTACAAATAGCCCTAGCTTCTGATTTAAGAAAG AGCAAGCAAGAAGCAGTATTgtttgaaattgaatatttaaaaaatgatatcatCAACGCTCTAGGCTCACTAGAATCCTGGATGAAAACTGAAAGG ccTGATAAACCATTGATTAATATAATGGATGATGTATTAATACACAAAGATCCATACGGAGTTGTATTGGTAATGGGAGCTTGGAATTACCCATTACAACTAACTTTGTTACCCGTAGTTGGTGCAATAGCTGCTGGGAATAGTGTCGTTATAAAGCCTTCTGAAATAGCTCCAGCTACTGCAAAACTCATTGCTGAACTAATACCAAAATATCTCAACAGA gATGCTTTTCCAGTTATTTTAGGAGGTGTAGAAGAAACAACTCTATTACTTAAACAAagatttgattatattttctatacaggATCAACATCTGTAGGCAAAATAGTTAGAGCTGCTGCAAATGAATACTTGACACCTGTTACGTTGGAATTAGGTGGtaaaag CCCTTTATATATAGATGGTACTGTTAATATGGATATTGCTGTTAAGCGTATAATTTGGGGAAAATGCATTAATGCTGGACAAACATGTATTGCACCAGACTATGTTTTGTGTACACGTCAAgttcaaaatacatttgtagAGAAAGCTAAACAACTGTTAAAAGCCTGGTATACTGATGATCCAAAAAATTCTCCAGATTTTTGTAGAATAGTTTCTGAAAAACATTTTGT gAGATTATTAGACTTGATGACTAATAGCGGCTCAATTGCAGTTGGTGGTAGACACGATAAAAAAGATCTCTATATTGAACCAACAATATTGACTGATGTAAAACCTACAGATCCCATAATGAAAGAAGAAATTTTTGGTCCAATTTTACCAGTTGTAATCGTGGATAATGCTTATgatgctataaattatattaacagcag AAATCACAGCCCATTGGCTTTATACatatttaccaaaaataaaGCGGTCATTAACAACATGTTGGAAAACGTGAAAGCTGGAGGAGTTTGTGTCAATGATACTGTAGTACATGTGACTG ttGAAAATCTACCATTTGGAGGAGTTGGTCTTAGTGGAATGGGAGCTTACCATGgaaaacatacatttgataCATTCACGCATCGTAAAAGCTGTTTGGTCAAAGATTTCAACATCATAGGAGAATCCTTTTCTTC AGCAAAATATCCACCATACTCTGACAAGAAACTGAGCATGGTATCTTTTTTGATGAAGAAGAAACCAagcattaatttcaaatttttgccatatttgtttgtatttggTCTTGGGGTTTGTGCAACTTTtgcattcaaatatttaaacaagGTACATTCAAGGTCTAATTTTCGCTTTTAa
- the LOC132939479 gene encoding aldehyde dehydrogenase, dimeric NADP-preferring isoform X3, protein MSDVTKTTIPVLLQVTVAEEELQPLHVESADSVRDGVSESEDDNLTEVVISDSNPDHYSIVSNKFTHEYPLSAPTNNSIPGTATNKNMANYADIVEKAKSAFSSNQTKSLHLRKHHLRQLLKLLNENSSDLQIALASDLRKSKQEAVLFEIEYLKNDIINALGSLESWMKTERPDKPLINIMDDVLIHKDPYGVVLVMGAWNYPLQLTLLPVVGAIAAGNSVVIKPSEIAPATAKLIAELIPKYLNRDAFPVILGGVEETTLLLKQRFDYIFYTGSTSVGKIVRAAANEYLTPVTLELGGKSPLYIDGTVNMDIAVKRIIWGKCINAGQTCIAPDYVLCTRQVQNTFVEKAKQLLKAWYTDDPKNSPDFCRIVSEKHFVRLLDLMTNSGSIAVGGRHDKKDLYIEPTILTDVKPTDPIMKEEIFGPILPVVIVDNAYDAINYINSRNHSPLALYIFTKNKAVINNMLENVKAGGVCVNDTVVHVTVENLPFGGVGLSGMGAYHGKHTFDTFTHRKSCLVKDFNIIGESFSSAKYPPYSDKKLSMVSFLMKKKPSINFKFLPYLFVFGLGVCATFAFKYLNKIADEE, encoded by the exons gtattgTGTCTAATAAATTCACTCACGAATATCCTCTATCCGCACCGACGAATAATTCTATACCgg GTACAGCAACTAACAAAAATATGGCCAACTATGCAGAT ATTGTAGAGAAAGCTAAATCAGCTTTCAGCAGTAATCAAACAAAATCATTACATCTCAGAAAACATCACCTTAGGCAACTTCTCAAgcttttaaatgaaaattcttCTGACTTACAAATAGCCCTAGCTTCTGATTTAAGAAAG AGCAAGCAAGAAGCAGTATTgtttgaaattgaatatttaaaaaatgatatcatCAACGCTCTAGGCTCACTAGAATCCTGGATGAAAACTGAAAGG ccTGATAAACCATTGATTAATATAATGGATGATGTATTAATACACAAAGATCCATACGGAGTTGTATTGGTAATGGGAGCTTGGAATTACCCATTACAACTAACTTTGTTACCCGTAGTTGGTGCAATAGCTGCTGGGAATAGTGTCGTTATAAAGCCTTCTGAAATAGCTCCAGCTACTGCAAAACTCATTGCTGAACTAATACCAAAATATCTCAACAGA gATGCTTTTCCAGTTATTTTAGGAGGTGTAGAAGAAACAACTCTATTACTTAAACAAagatttgattatattttctatacaggATCAACATCTGTAGGCAAAATAGTTAGAGCTGCTGCAAATGAATACTTGACACCTGTTACGTTGGAATTAGGTGGtaaaag CCCTTTATATATAGATGGTACTGTTAATATGGATATTGCTGTTAAGCGTATAATTTGGGGAAAATGCATTAATGCTGGACAAACATGTATTGCACCAGACTATGTTTTGTGTACACGTCAAgttcaaaatacatttgtagAGAAAGCTAAACAACTGTTAAAAGCCTGGTATACTGATGATCCAAAAAATTCTCCAGATTTTTGTAGAATAGTTTCTGAAAAACATTTTGT gAGATTATTAGACTTGATGACTAATAGCGGCTCAATTGCAGTTGGTGGTAGACACGATAAAAAAGATCTCTATATTGAACCAACAATATTGACTGATGTAAAACCTACAGATCCCATAATGAAAGAAGAAATTTTTGGTCCAATTTTACCAGTTGTAATCGTGGATAATGCTTATgatgctataaattatattaacagcag AAATCACAGCCCATTGGCTTTATACatatttaccaaaaataaaGCGGTCATTAACAACATGTTGGAAAACGTGAAAGCTGGAGGAGTTTGTGTCAATGATACTGTAGTACATGTGACTG ttGAAAATCTACCATTTGGAGGAGTTGGTCTTAGTGGAATGGGAGCTTACCATGgaaaacatacatttgataCATTCACGCATCGTAAAAGCTGTTTGGTCAAAGATTTCAACATCATAGGAGAATCCTTTTCTTC AGCAAAATATCCACCATACTCTGACAAGAAACTGAGCATGGTATCTTTTTTGATGAAGAAGAAACCAagcattaatttcaaatttttgccatatttgtttgtatttggTCTTGGGGTTTGTGCAACTTTtgcattcaaatatttaaacaag attGCTGATGAAGaataa
- the LOC132939479 gene encoding aldehyde dehydrogenase, dimeric NADP-preferring isoform X2 — protein sequence MSDVTKTTIPVLLQVTVAEEELQPLHVESADSVRDGVSESEDDNLTEVVISDSNPDHYSIVSNKFTHEYPLSAPTNNSIPGTATNKNMANYADIVEKAKSAFSSNQTKSLHLRKHHLRQLLKLLNENSSDLQIALASDLRKSKQEAVLFEIEYLKNDIINALGSLESWMKTERPDKPLINIMDDVLIHKDPYGVVLVMGAWNYPLQLTLLPVVGAIAAGNSVVIKPSEIAPATAKLIAELIPKYLNRDAFPVILGGVEETTLLLKQRFDYIFYTGSTSVGKIVRAAANEYLTPVTLELGGKSPLYIDGTVNMDIAVKRIIWGKCINAGQTCIAPDYVLCTRQVQNTFVEKAKQLLKAWYTDDPKNSPDFCRIVSEKHFVRLLDLMTNSGSIAVGGRHDKKDLYIEPTILTDVKPTDPIMKEEIFGPILPVVIVDNAYDAINYINSRSKPLTLYVFSSDQEMQNLFMRQTSSGSFCVNDTVSHYAVENLPFGGVGLSGMGAYHGKHTFDTFTHRKSCLVKDFNIIGESFSSAKYPPYSDKKLSMVSFLMKKKPSINFKFLPYLFVFGLGVCATFAFKYLNKVHSRSNFRF from the exons gtattgTGTCTAATAAATTCACTCACGAATATCCTCTATCCGCACCGACGAATAATTCTATACCgg GTACAGCAACTAACAAAAATATGGCCAACTATGCAGAT ATTGTAGAGAAAGCTAAATCAGCTTTCAGCAGTAATCAAACAAAATCATTACATCTCAGAAAACATCACCTTAGGCAACTTCTCAAgcttttaaatgaaaattcttCTGACTTACAAATAGCCCTAGCTTCTGATTTAAGAAAG AGCAAGCAAGAAGCAGTATTgtttgaaattgaatatttaaaaaatgatatcatCAACGCTCTAGGCTCACTAGAATCCTGGATGAAAACTGAAAGG ccTGATAAACCATTGATTAATATAATGGATGATGTATTAATACACAAAGATCCATACGGAGTTGTATTGGTAATGGGAGCTTGGAATTACCCATTACAACTAACTTTGTTACCCGTAGTTGGTGCAATAGCTGCTGGGAATAGTGTCGTTATAAAGCCTTCTGAAATAGCTCCAGCTACTGCAAAACTCATTGCTGAACTAATACCAAAATATCTCAACAGA gATGCTTTTCCAGTTATTTTAGGAGGTGTAGAAGAAACAACTCTATTACTTAAACAAagatttgattatattttctatacaggATCAACATCTGTAGGCAAAATAGTTAGAGCTGCTGCAAATGAATACTTGACACCTGTTACGTTGGAATTAGGTGGtaaaag CCCTTTATATATAGATGGTACTGTTAATATGGATATTGCTGTTAAGCGTATAATTTGGGGAAAATGCATTAATGCTGGACAAACATGTATTGCACCAGACTATGTTTTGTGTACACGTCAAgttcaaaatacatttgtagAGAAAGCTAAACAACTGTTAAAAGCCTGGTATACTGATGATCCAAAAAATTCTCCAGATTTTTGTAGAATAGTTTCTGAAAAACATTTTGT gAGATTATTAGACTTGATGACTAATAGCGGCTCAATTGCAGTTGGTGGTAGACACGATAAAAAAGATCTCTATATTGAACCAACAATATTGACTGATGTAAAACCTACAGATCCCATAATGAAAGAAGAAATTTTTGGTCCAATTTTACCAGTTGTAATCGTGGATAATGCTTATgatgctataaattatattaacagcag GAGTAAACCATTAACATTATATGTATTCTCTTCCGACCAAGAAATGCAGAATTTATTTATGAGACAAACTTCTAGTGGATCATTTTGTGTAAATGACACCGTTAGTCATTATGCTG ttGAAAATCTACCATTTGGAGGAGTTGGTCTTAGTGGAATGGGAGCTTACCATGgaaaacatacatttgataCATTCACGCATCGTAAAAGCTGTTTGGTCAAAGATTTCAACATCATAGGAGAATCCTTTTCTTC AGCAAAATATCCACCATACTCTGACAAGAAACTGAGCATGGTATCTTTTTTGATGAAGAAGAAACCAagcattaatttcaaatttttgccatatttgtttgtatttggTCTTGGGGTTTGTGCAACTTTtgcattcaaatatttaaacaagGTACATTCAAGGTCTAATTTTCGCTTTTAa
- the LOC132939479 gene encoding aldehyde dehydrogenase, dimeric NADP-preferring isoform X5: MMVDCTATNKNMANYADIVEKAKSAFSSNQTKSLHLRKHHLRQLLKLLNENSSDLQIALASDLRKSKQEAVLFEIEYLKNDIINALGSLESWMKTERPDKPLINIMDDVLIHKDPYGVVLVMGAWNYPLQLTLLPVVGAIAAGNSVVIKPSEIAPATAKLIAELIPKYLNRDAFPVILGGVEETTLLLKQRFDYIFYTGSTSVGKIVRAAANEYLTPVTLELGGKSPLYIDGTVNMDIAVKRIIWGKCINAGQTCIAPDYVLCTRQVQNTFVEKAKQLLKAWYTDDPKNSPDFCRIVSEKHFVRLLDLMTNSGSIAVGGRHDKKDLYIEPTILTDVKPTDPIMKEEIFGPILPVVIVDNAYDAINYINSRNHSPLALYIFTKNKAVINNMLENVKAGGVCVNDTVVHVTVENLPFGGVGLSGMGAYHGKHTFDTFTHRKSCLVKDFNIIGESFSSAKYPPYSDKKLSMVSFLMKKKPSINFKFLPYLFVFGLGVCATFAFKYLNKVHSRSNFRF, encoded by the exons ATGATGGTAGact GTACAGCAACTAACAAAAATATGGCCAACTATGCAGAT ATTGTAGAGAAAGCTAAATCAGCTTTCAGCAGTAATCAAACAAAATCATTACATCTCAGAAAACATCACCTTAGGCAACTTCTCAAgcttttaaatgaaaattcttCTGACTTACAAATAGCCCTAGCTTCTGATTTAAGAAAG AGCAAGCAAGAAGCAGTATTgtttgaaattgaatatttaaaaaatgatatcatCAACGCTCTAGGCTCACTAGAATCCTGGATGAAAACTGAAAGG ccTGATAAACCATTGATTAATATAATGGATGATGTATTAATACACAAAGATCCATACGGAGTTGTATTGGTAATGGGAGCTTGGAATTACCCATTACAACTAACTTTGTTACCCGTAGTTGGTGCAATAGCTGCTGGGAATAGTGTCGTTATAAAGCCTTCTGAAATAGCTCCAGCTACTGCAAAACTCATTGCTGAACTAATACCAAAATATCTCAACAGA gATGCTTTTCCAGTTATTTTAGGAGGTGTAGAAGAAACAACTCTATTACTTAAACAAagatttgattatattttctatacaggATCAACATCTGTAGGCAAAATAGTTAGAGCTGCTGCAAATGAATACTTGACACCTGTTACGTTGGAATTAGGTGGtaaaag CCCTTTATATATAGATGGTACTGTTAATATGGATATTGCTGTTAAGCGTATAATTTGGGGAAAATGCATTAATGCTGGACAAACATGTATTGCACCAGACTATGTTTTGTGTACACGTCAAgttcaaaatacatttgtagAGAAAGCTAAACAACTGTTAAAAGCCTGGTATACTGATGATCCAAAAAATTCTCCAGATTTTTGTAGAATAGTTTCTGAAAAACATTTTGT gAGATTATTAGACTTGATGACTAATAGCGGCTCAATTGCAGTTGGTGGTAGACACGATAAAAAAGATCTCTATATTGAACCAACAATATTGACTGATGTAAAACCTACAGATCCCATAATGAAAGAAGAAATTTTTGGTCCAATTTTACCAGTTGTAATCGTGGATAATGCTTATgatgctataaattatattaacagcag AAATCACAGCCCATTGGCTTTATACatatttaccaaaaataaaGCGGTCATTAACAACATGTTGGAAAACGTGAAAGCTGGAGGAGTTTGTGTCAATGATACTGTAGTACATGTGACTG ttGAAAATCTACCATTTGGAGGAGTTGGTCTTAGTGGAATGGGAGCTTACCATGgaaaacatacatttgataCATTCACGCATCGTAAAAGCTGTTTGGTCAAAGATTTCAACATCATAGGAGAATCCTTTTCTTC AGCAAAATATCCACCATACTCTGACAAGAAACTGAGCATGGTATCTTTTTTGATGAAGAAGAAACCAagcattaatttcaaatttttgccatatttgtttgtatttggTCTTGGGGTTTGTGCAACTTTtgcattcaaatatttaaacaagGTACATTCAAGGTCTAATTTTCGCTTTTAa
- the LOC132939479 gene encoding aldehyde dehydrogenase, dimeric NADP-preferring isoform X6, with the protein MANYADIVEKAKSAFSSNQTKSLHLRKHHLRQLLKLLNENSSDLQIALASDLRKSKQEAVLFEIEYLKNDIINALGSLESWMKTERPDKPLINIMDDVLIHKDPYGVVLVMGAWNYPLQLTLLPVVGAIAAGNSVVIKPSEIAPATAKLIAELIPKYLNRDAFPVILGGVEETTLLLKQRFDYIFYTGSTSVGKIVRAAANEYLTPVTLELGGKSPLYIDGTVNMDIAVKRIIWGKCINAGQTCIAPDYVLCTRQVQNTFVEKAKQLLKAWYTDDPKNSPDFCRIVSEKHFVRLLDLMTNSGSIAVGGRHDKKDLYIEPTILTDVKPTDPIMKEEIFGPILPVVIVDNAYDAINYINSRNHSPLALYIFTKNKAVINNMLENVKAGGVCVNDTVVHVTVENLPFGGVGLSGMGAYHGKHTFDTFTHRKSCLVKDFNIIGESFSSAKYPPYSDKKLSMVSFLMKKKPSINFKFLPYLFVFGLGVCATFAFKYLNKVHSRSNFRF; encoded by the exons ATGGCCAACTATGCAGAT ATTGTAGAGAAAGCTAAATCAGCTTTCAGCAGTAATCAAACAAAATCATTACATCTCAGAAAACATCACCTTAGGCAACTTCTCAAgcttttaaatgaaaattcttCTGACTTACAAATAGCCCTAGCTTCTGATTTAAGAAAG AGCAAGCAAGAAGCAGTATTgtttgaaattgaatatttaaaaaatgatatcatCAACGCTCTAGGCTCACTAGAATCCTGGATGAAAACTGAAAGG ccTGATAAACCATTGATTAATATAATGGATGATGTATTAATACACAAAGATCCATACGGAGTTGTATTGGTAATGGGAGCTTGGAATTACCCATTACAACTAACTTTGTTACCCGTAGTTGGTGCAATAGCTGCTGGGAATAGTGTCGTTATAAAGCCTTCTGAAATAGCTCCAGCTACTGCAAAACTCATTGCTGAACTAATACCAAAATATCTCAACAGA gATGCTTTTCCAGTTATTTTAGGAGGTGTAGAAGAAACAACTCTATTACTTAAACAAagatttgattatattttctatacaggATCAACATCTGTAGGCAAAATAGTTAGAGCTGCTGCAAATGAATACTTGACACCTGTTACGTTGGAATTAGGTGGtaaaag CCCTTTATATATAGATGGTACTGTTAATATGGATATTGCTGTTAAGCGTATAATTTGGGGAAAATGCATTAATGCTGGACAAACATGTATTGCACCAGACTATGTTTTGTGTACACGTCAAgttcaaaatacatttgtagAGAAAGCTAAACAACTGTTAAAAGCCTGGTATACTGATGATCCAAAAAATTCTCCAGATTTTTGTAGAATAGTTTCTGAAAAACATTTTGT gAGATTATTAGACTTGATGACTAATAGCGGCTCAATTGCAGTTGGTGGTAGACACGATAAAAAAGATCTCTATATTGAACCAACAATATTGACTGATGTAAAACCTACAGATCCCATAATGAAAGAAGAAATTTTTGGTCCAATTTTACCAGTTGTAATCGTGGATAATGCTTATgatgctataaattatattaacagcag AAATCACAGCCCATTGGCTTTATACatatttaccaaaaataaaGCGGTCATTAACAACATGTTGGAAAACGTGAAAGCTGGAGGAGTTTGTGTCAATGATACTGTAGTACATGTGACTG ttGAAAATCTACCATTTGGAGGAGTTGGTCTTAGTGGAATGGGAGCTTACCATGgaaaacatacatttgataCATTCACGCATCGTAAAAGCTGTTTGGTCAAAGATTTCAACATCATAGGAGAATCCTTTTCTTC AGCAAAATATCCACCATACTCTGACAAGAAACTGAGCATGGTATCTTTTTTGATGAAGAAGAAACCAagcattaatttcaaatttttgccatatttgtttgtatttggTCTTGGGGTTTGTGCAACTTTtgcattcaaatatttaaacaagGTACATTCAAGGTCTAATTTTCGCTTTTAa